A section of the Zavarzinella sp. genome encodes:
- a CDS encoding ABC transporter substrate-binding protein/permease, with product MFRSFVISMAVCLFAAPLWGQGPPLKWGGDKAGGAPFIFEQPGIGDTGFEVDLANLLAKKLGRTAQFVQGEWDSIPDTVLRGNIDIALNGYEFLSKREKELPSTVPYFVYSLRLIVRKDDTQVKTWEDLKKTKTKYRVAVLGGSFAETYLRDNFGDFVELIPSKDVSEVFQLLQEGERLDATVQDSPAAIHYIEGGVWPALKVVGKPAGAGYYVILTRPQDRELRDALSKAIKEATASGELEAIYRKYNLWTDEQKLLKELHEKPWPPPDDGRKSINLWDIRGRILKAAGMTIALACLSMPIAILLGVLVAVGRVYGPGWLKIPLAAYVEVLRGTPLILQMFVWFFLLPSLARSIGWQPLIYIASMEPFFVGVLALAINYSAWEAENYRAGLQAIPKGQMEAALALGMTPPTAIRKIILPQAFRIVIPPVTNDFIALFKDTSICSMILITELTGLYYQLKSDPNIALELALVVGGLYLLISFPASLLARRYENKLKRGSTII from the coding sequence TTGTTCCGTTCATTCGTTATCAGCATGGCAGTGTGCCTGTTTGCCGCACCACTGTGGGGGCAAGGCCCACCTCTGAAGTGGGGTGGCGACAAAGCAGGTGGGGCCCCATTTATTTTCGAACAGCCCGGTATTGGCGATACTGGCTTTGAAGTGGATCTTGCCAACTTGCTGGCCAAAAAACTAGGCCGCACCGCTCAATTTGTGCAGGGAGAATGGGACAGCATCCCCGATACCGTGCTGCGGGGCAATATCGACATTGCCCTGAACGGTTACGAATTTCTTTCGAAACGGGAAAAAGAGCTCCCTTCAACGGTGCCCTACTTCGTGTATTCGCTGCGGTTGATTGTTCGCAAAGACGATACGCAGGTGAAAACTTGGGAAGACTTGAAAAAGACGAAAACCAAATACCGTGTTGCAGTGCTGGGTGGCTCTTTTGCAGAAACCTATTTACGGGATAACTTTGGCGATTTTGTCGAACTGATCCCATCGAAAGATGTTTCGGAAGTCTTTCAGTTACTGCAAGAAGGGGAACGACTGGATGCCACGGTGCAGGATTCGCCCGCAGCGATTCATTACATCGAAGGTGGCGTCTGGCCCGCACTGAAAGTTGTGGGAAAGCCTGCAGGTGCGGGGTATTACGTGATCCTGACTCGCCCACAGGATAGGGAGTTACGCGATGCCCTGTCGAAGGCAATTAAAGAAGCCACTGCATCCGGTGAATTGGAGGCAATTTACCGCAAATACAATCTGTGGACCGATGAACAAAAATTATTAAAAGAACTTCATGAAAAACCATGGCCCCCACCCGATGATGGGCGGAAAAGCATCAATCTGTGGGATATTCGTGGGCGAATCCTGAAAGCAGCCGGCATGACGATTGCCCTGGCCTGCCTGTCGATGCCAATTGCTATTCTGTTGGGTGTGTTGGTCGCGGTGGGGCGAGTTTACGGCCCAGGCTGGCTGAAAATTCCGCTGGCTGCCTACGTTGAAGTACTGCGCGGCACCCCACTGATTCTGCAGATGTTTGTCTGGTTTTTTCTCTTGCCATCCCTGGCGCGGTCGATCGGCTGGCAACCGTTGATCTACATCGCTTCCATGGAGCCATTCTTTGTGGGTGTGCTGGCACTGGCAATCAACTATTCCGCGTGGGAAGCGGAAAACTATCGGGCGGGCCTTCAGGCAATTCCCAAAGGTCAAATGGAAGCGGCACTGGCACTGGGAATGACCCCACCAACGGCGATTCGCAAAATTATTCTGCCGCAGGCTTTTCGGATTGTCATCCCACCCGTAACGAATGATTTTATTGCACTCTTCAAAGATACTTCGATCTGTTCCATGATTTTGATTACCGAATTGACCGGTTTGTATTACCAGTTGAAATCAGATCCCAACATTGCTCTGGAACTGGCACTGGTGGTGGGTGGCCTGTATCTGTTGATCAGTTTCCCTGCATCGCTATTAGCACGTCGCTACGAAAACAAACTGAAACGTGGGAGCACCATCATATGA